In one window of Pseudomonas chlororaphis subsp. chlororaphis DNA:
- the fnr gene encoding fumarate/nitrate reduction transcriptional regulator Fnr, with protein sequence MSEPVKLRAHNQAHCKDCSLAPLCLPLSLNLEDMDALDEIVKRGRPLKKGEFLFRQGDAFDSVYAVRSGALKTFSLSDGGEEQITGFHLPSELVGLSGMDTEIHPVSAQALETTSVCEIPFERLDELALQLPQLRRQLMRVMSREIRDDQQMMLLLSKKTADERIATFLVNLSARFRARGFSANQFRLSMSRNEIGNYLGLAVETVSRVFTRFQQNALIAAEGKEVHILDPIQLCALAGGSLEG encoded by the coding sequence ATGTCCGAGCCAGTAAAACTGCGCGCTCATAACCAGGCCCATTGCAAGGATTGCAGCCTGGCCCCCCTCTGCCTGCCACTTTCTCTGAATCTGGAAGACATGGATGCGCTGGACGAAATCGTTAAACGCGGCCGCCCCCTGAAAAAAGGCGAGTTCCTGTTTCGCCAGGGCGACGCCTTCGACTCAGTCTATGCAGTGCGCTCCGGTGCCCTGAAGACCTTCAGCCTCAGCGACGGCGGCGAAGAACAGATCACCGGTTTCCACCTGCCCAGCGAACTGGTCGGCCTGTCCGGCATGGACACCGAGATCCACCCGGTTTCCGCCCAGGCCCTGGAAACCACGTCGGTCTGTGAAATCCCCTTCGAACGCCTCGACGAACTGGCCCTGCAGTTGCCCCAACTGCGCCGCCAGCTGATGCGGGTGATGAGCCGCGAGATCCGCGACGACCAGCAGATGATGCTGTTGCTGTCGAAAAAGACCGCCGACGAGCGCATCGCCACCTTCCTGGTCAACCTGTCGGCACGCTTCCGCGCCCGTGGCTTCTCGGCCAACCAGTTCCGCTTGAGCATGTCGCGTAACGAGATCGGCAACTATCTGGGCCTGGCGGTGGAAACCGTGTCCCGGGTGTTCACCCGCTTCCAGCAGAACGCGCTGATCGCCGCCGAAGGCAAAGAGGTGCACATTCTCGACCCTATCCAGCTGTGCGCCCTCGCCGGCGGTTCCCTGGAGGGCTGA
- the recR gene encoding recombination mediator RecR: MSFSPLIRQLIDALRTLPGVGQKTAQRMALQLLERDRSGGTRLAQALSQAMEGVGHCRLCRTLTEDDLCPQCADPRRDDTLLCVVEGPMDVYAVEQTGYRGRYFVLKGHLSPLDGLGPEAIGIPQLLARIEEQGSFTEVILATNPTVEGEATAHYIAQLLTNKGLITSRIAHGVPLGGELELVDGGTLAHSFAGRKPIAL; encoded by the coding sequence ATGAGCTTCAGCCCCCTGATTCGCCAACTGATCGATGCCCTGCGCACTTTGCCGGGCGTGGGTCAGAAAACCGCCCAGCGCATGGCCTTGCAGCTGCTGGAGCGCGACCGCAGCGGCGGTACGCGATTGGCCCAGGCGCTGAGTCAGGCCATGGAGGGCGTCGGCCACTGCCGCCTGTGCCGCACCCTGACCGAGGACGACCTGTGCCCGCAATGCGCCGATCCACGGCGCGACGACACGCTGTTGTGCGTGGTCGAAGGGCCGATGGATGTCTACGCGGTGGAGCAGACCGGTTATCGCGGTCGCTATTTCGTGCTCAAAGGCCACCTGTCGCCTCTCGACGGCCTGGGCCCGGAAGCCATCGGCATTCCCCAGCTGCTGGCGCGGATCGAAGAGCAAGGCAGTTTCACCGAGGTGATCCTGGCCACCAACCCGACGGTGGAAGGCGAGGCGACCGCCCATTACATTGCCCAGCTATTGACCAACAAAGGCCTGATCACCTCGCGTATCGCCCATGGCGTGCCCCTGGGTGGCGAGCTGGAACTGGTGGACGGCGGCACCCTGGCGCACTCGTTTGCCGGGCGCAAGCCGATCGCGCTGTAA
- a CDS encoding adenine phosphoribosyltransferase, protein MAFDSFDIKSLIRPVIDFPKPGVIFRDITPLFQSPKALRLVADTFAQRYVEEDFTHVGAMDARGFLIGSIIAYQLNKPLILFRKQGKLPADVLAEGYQTEYGEAFLEVHADSLCEGDSVLMFDDLIATGGTLIAAANLVRRMGATVYEAAAIIDLPELGGSQRLRDMDIPTFCLTQFSLSER, encoded by the coding sequence ATGGCCTTCGACTCCTTCGACATCAAATCCCTGATCCGCCCAGTCATCGACTTCCCCAAGCCGGGCGTGATCTTCCGTGACATCACTCCCCTGTTCCAATCGCCCAAGGCCTTGCGCCTGGTCGCCGACACCTTTGCCCAGCGTTATGTCGAAGAAGACTTCACTCACGTCGGTGCCATGGATGCCCGCGGCTTCCTGATCGGCTCGATCATCGCCTACCAGCTGAACAAACCGCTGATCCTGTTCCGCAAGCAAGGCAAGCTGCCGGCCGATGTGCTTGCCGAGGGATACCAGACCGAATACGGCGAAGCCTTCCTGGAAGTGCATGCCGACAGCCTGTGCGAAGGCGATTCAGTGCTGATGTTCGATGACCTGATCGCCACCGGCGGTACCTTGATAGCCGCAGCCAACCTGGTGCGCCGCATGGGGGCAACAGTCTACGAGGCCGCCGCCATCATCGACCTGCCTGAGCTGGGCGGCTCGCAACGCCTGCGAGACATGGACATTCCAACCTTCTGCCTGACGCAGTTCTCGTTGAGCGAGCGTTAA
- a CDS encoding YbaB/EbfC family nucleoid-associated protein has translation MMKGGMAGLMKQAQQMQEKMAKMQEELANAEVTGKAGGDMVTVVMTGRHDIKRVSIDPSLLEGVSEDDREVLEDLFAAAVNDAVRKIEANSQDKMSGVTAGMQLPPGMKLPF, from the coding sequence ATGATGAAAGGTGGCATGGCCGGCCTGATGAAGCAGGCGCAGCAGATGCAGGAAAAGATGGCCAAGATGCAGGAAGAGCTGGCCAACGCCGAAGTCACCGGCAAGGCGGGTGGCGATATGGTCACCGTGGTCATGACCGGTCGTCACGATATCAAGCGCGTGAGCATCGACCCAAGCCTGCTGGAAGGCGTCAGCGAAGATGACCGCGAAGTGCTGGAAGATCTGTTCGCCGCCGCCGTCAACGACGCCGTGCGCAAGATCGAAGCCAACAGCCAGGACAAGATGTCCGGCGTGACCGCTGGCATGCAACTGCCACCAGGTATGAAGCTGCCGTTCTGA
- a CDS encoding NADP-dependent oxidoreductase, protein MSQALTLNQRIVLASRPQGAPVPENFRLERVALPDLADGQVLLKTLYLSLDPYMRGRMSDAPSYAAPVQINEVMTGGAVSRVERSLNPKFQEGDLVVGATGWQSHSICDGRNLIPMPAGLPSPSMALGVLGMPGMTAYMGLMDIGQPKAGETLVVAAASGAVGSVVGQVAKIKGLRAVGVAGGADKCRYVVEELGFDACIDHHSPNFADQLAQACSEGVDIYFENVGGKVFDAVLPLLNPKARIPLCGLIAQYNAQELPPGPDRLPLLQRQLLTKRVRIQGFIVFDDYGDRQPEFVSAMAPWVLQGKVKFKEDVVDGLEHAPQAFIGLLEGRNFGKLVVRVAPD, encoded by the coding sequence ATGTCGCAAGCATTGACCCTCAACCAGCGCATTGTTCTGGCCTCCCGGCCCCAGGGCGCGCCCGTGCCGGAAAACTTCCGCCTGGAGCGGGTGGCGCTGCCGGACCTGGCGGATGGCCAGGTGCTGCTCAAGACCCTTTACCTGTCGCTGGACCCTTATATGCGCGGACGCATGAGTGATGCGCCGTCCTACGCCGCCCCGGTGCAAATCAACGAAGTGATGACCGGCGGCGCGGTGAGCCGGGTCGAGCGCTCGCTGAATCCGAAATTCCAGGAGGGCGACCTGGTGGTGGGCGCCACCGGATGGCAGAGCCACAGCATTTGCGACGGGCGTAACCTGATACCGATGCCGGCGGGTTTGCCCAGCCCTTCGATGGCCCTGGGCGTGCTGGGTATGCCGGGCATGACCGCCTACATGGGCCTGATGGACATCGGCCAGCCCAAGGCCGGGGAAACCCTGGTGGTGGCCGCGGCGTCGGGCGCCGTGGGCTCGGTGGTGGGGCAGGTGGCCAAGATCAAGGGGCTGCGGGCGGTCGGTGTGGCGGGCGGTGCCGACAAGTGCCGCTATGTGGTCGAGGAGCTGGGGTTCGATGCCTGTATCGACCACCACAGCCCGAATTTTGCCGACCAGCTGGCGCAGGCCTGCTCCGAGGGCGTGGACATCTACTTTGAAAACGTCGGCGGCAAAGTGTTCGATGCGGTGCTGCCGTTGCTCAACCCCAAGGCGCGGATTCCGCTGTGCGGGCTGATCGCCCAGTACAACGCTCAGGAGTTGCCGCCAGGACCTGATCGCTTGCCACTGTTGCAGCGTCAGCTGTTGACCAAGCGCGTGCGCATCCAGGGGTTTATCGTGTTCGACGACTACGGCGATCGGCAGCCGGAGTTTGTCAGCGCCATGGCGCCCTGGGTGCTGCAGGGCAAGGTCAAGTTCAAGGAGGATGTGGTAGACGGCCTGGAGCACGCGCCGCAAGCCTTCATCGGGCTGCTGGAAGGGCGCAACTTCGGCAAGCTGGTGGTGCGGGTCGCCCCGGACTGA